The following DNA comes from Nicotiana sylvestris chromosome 10, ASM39365v2, whole genome shotgun sequence.
TTATGCATCATAATACTTCACTGACTTCATCTTCCCTACAGACACCCACATCCACCACCATGCTTTTCTTCTTTGAGCTTAAAACTCTGCAACAATTCCTCCTTGGAGACTGTTCAACAGTAATACCAGTCATTATATGTAGAAATCAAGTGCCCTCTAAATAAAACAATGGTAATAAATTTTTGCCATTTGCCAATGCCTTACCAATGCTCCTATTGGTTTTGTTCAGTTAGCTTATtaagaaaacatattttttgaaaaccaaGATAATATATCAATTCAAatcaactgtcacgacccggatttcccaccctcgaaagttgtgatggcgcctactagtaaaagctaggcaagccgattaTATTCCAATTGTTTAACCCTTTTCATTTTAAATCCCTTaacaattgttacatttcattcttcTGCTTTAATATTTTCGTTGTTTATAAAATGTTAATTTACAACTGTTAAGGCATTTAAAATGAAAAGGGTTAAACAATTGGAATAATCGGCttacctagctttcactagtaggcaccattacgactcccgagggtggaaaatccgggtcgtgacatcaacCCTTTACAGGACTAAGATATCATTCCAAACACAGTTATGCTCATTGCAAGAGCTCAGTCAAATCACATGTAACCTCTAATGAAAAAATTAGTTTAGCTATATGCAAAACCATGGTAAAAAAACAGTTATTGACGACTATATATAAAAtgacagcccggtgcactaagctcccgctatgcgtggGATCCGGGAAGtaccggaccacaagggtctattgtacgcagccttaccctgcatttctacaaGAGCCTGTTTCCACAGCTCGATGACAACAATTTTACCAGTTATGCCAAGGCTCTCCTACTTAGATGATTATATATGAAGCCAAATAAATCAAATGCACGATAAGGATGGACTTACCCTATCCCATAGGTGGGGGTCTGGCTTCTTGTAAACTTGTATTCTCTCAACATCGGCAGGGTTTGCCATTTTCCATCTGCATAGCGGATGAGGAACTCGATGACGAGTATACTGACTCATAGTCTGGTTGCCTGAAGAATCCATTTTTGCGCTTGACATGTAAAATACAAAAGGCTTTTGACACGGGTTACGCATAACTGGCCTTGTGTTAAAAGCATATGCTTTGTAATCTGCTCTTCTATACCAGTTTAAGAAAGTCCTTGATGGCATTTCTATTTCACGGGGAGACAGAACTCCACGAAATATTTGTACTGCAAATCCCCACGACACTGAAATAGTCCAACTATTAACTTTGTCATAGCAAATGGATTGCTGCATAATACCAGCTGAGTCGAGTTTCATTGGAACTGTAAGCTGCTTCAAAGCCTTCACTTGAGTCACATTGGGAAAGATTGGCTCCACCACATCAAGATGGTGCAACGATACCAATGGTGCTACAGGATGTGATGCTAGCAACCCAAATAAGTTCCCGTACACATCGTACTGCATTCCCATCCACCAACAACAAATTTTAGTCAGATTGAATGGAACAGTCTTTCATGACTGAAAAAATAGACATTGTTTAAATATGTAACCATAACTAAGCTACAGTTCACAGTCACTTCTTCAACAAGCATGTGCAAATACCAAAATGCAGTAAAAAAGAATATATAAAATCTACCATATTCATCGCAAGAGTTCATGTATACTCGCATCAGGCAGTCGAATGGATACTCCATTATGCCGTTAATCAAACATACAATCAGAGCTAGCAGCACTCACACTGATCCAATGAACGAATCACATTCCACATCATTAATTCTAGAATTTAAATCATTTGTGTAAATATATTAACAGGACAATTCTACCTGAATACTCaaggagaaaaaaaaaaacacattCTAAAAACCATTATCTCACGACAACCAATTAGTTGAAATCTGATATGAAACAGACTCCTCTGTTTTCTTTTTTGGTATGagcttagataaaaaaaaattatctttaaAACGCTTTAGCTCGATTAACACTTCTTTGGATAAAAGGGCAATGCTGCAATGGTATAAAATATTCCATGCCTCTAGGACTACCCTTTTGGCAAAAGAGTAGTTCATCCCATTGTTATTCACAAACAACTCGCATTGTTAAAATAAGTAGGCTAAAGTATTAAGCTTTACAGAAATAGCTGGCCAAATTCAAGAAACCAACAAGTTCTACATTATCAAGTAACAACTATTATTATATTCTTCCTCCCGTATTAAAAACCAATTATGGATAATCAATGCAATAAAAAGAAAGGTAAAATTAACATAATATAGAAGGAAGAAAGCGAGGGGAGCCTTGGCATAATCGGTTGCTGCCATATGACCAGGAGTGTCatatgaccaggaggtcacgtATTCAATATGTGGAAGCAGAAAAGTAGGGCatggtaaggctgcgtacaatagactaGTCCGGCCCTTTCCGGGACCCACGCATAGGcccccctttttttttaataGAAGGAAGAAAGCAGACTAACCTGGTGAAAACCGAGTTCTTTGGTGAGTGGGACACCGAGTTCAGCCATACAAGCTTGCATTCTATCATCAGAACCATAAAGTCCAGGATACCTTTGAATACACCTATCTTGCATTTTATCAAGAGCTTTTGCCAAAGGATAACTAATTGCAAATCCACCACCCCCATATGCCATACTATAAGAGAAATATATATTCTGCAAATGACTCTCACTCAAACTCCCTATATAATAATATTGATTATGATCATACTTATTCAATATTCTCAACAAATTATCCGTTACAAATACAGTGTCGTCATCACCCATTACAAACCACCTCACATTTTCCATCCCTAACCTTAATGTCTCTGAAACAATCCTCGATATTCGAATCGCCGACCGATGCCCCTGCCGGTTATTATAGGCATAATGTGAAGTGTCACCTGAAATTCTCACTTCAGGCAGTGAATCAGTTTCATTTTTCAACatttttactgaattatctaaccAAACGATCCCTCTCATTTTCTTCTCGGGTTTCCACCATAGCTTAAtatattctttcctcttgttccATAGCTTGGCTGAAGCTGCAATGCCAAAAACTACATGCTCTAATTCAGTTTTCTCCactttcttttcttgtaaaaATCTTGCTTTCTCCACAACAACCGAGTCATTGGAATTGATTTGTGAGTGAATAATTGGTAAAATATTAGTGCTGCTGTGGGTGAAAACGTCGTCGTTACAAGGTGGAGAAGAGGAAAGAAGCTTAAGAGTGTAAACAACATAAGTAGCTGATACAAAAAGTATAAGCCATACCATGAGTTTAGGCAAAGCAATAATCGAAAAAGGTGTAACAGTAGAACTTCTCATTTGATCCCAAAGTATTTTTTCTGAATCTTTTTCTTTCTGGGTCA
Coding sequences within:
- the LOC104245902 gene encoding uncharacterized protein encodes the protein MTMKLTQKEKDSEKILWDQMRSSTVTPFSIIALPKLMVWLILFVSATYVVYTLKLLSSSPPCNDDVFTHSSTNILPIIHSQINSNDSVVVEKARFLQEKKVEKTELEHVVFGIAASAKLWNKRKEYIKLWWKPEKKMRGIVWLDNSVKMLKNETDSLPEVRISGDTSHYAYNNRQGHRSAIRISRIVSETLRLGMENVRWFVMGDDDTVFVTDNLLRILNKYDHNQYYYIGSLSESHLQNIYFSYSMAYGGGGFAISYPLAKALDKMQDRCIQRYPGLYGSDDRMQACMAELGVPLTKELGFHQYDVYGNLFGLLASHPVAPLVSLHHLDVVEPIFPNVTQVKALKQLTVPMKLDSAGIMQQSICYDKVNSWTISVSWGFAVQIFRGVLSPREIEMPSRTFLNWYRRADYKAYAFNTRPVMRNPCQKPFVFYMSSAKMDSSGNQTMSQYTRHRVPHPLCRWKMANPADVERIQVYKKPDPHLWDRSPRRNCCRVLSSKKKSMVVDVGVCREDEVSEVL